One genomic segment of Anaerotignum faecicola includes these proteins:
- a CDS encoding TRAP transporter small permease, giving the protein MKWVLDHVEEFFMIPLIFAMSIIIFIQVVCRYVFQNSLTWSEEMARYMFVWLVYFSVSYTARREKHIRIDAAINLYPKKARPYIEILSELIVLGFAIFIAVTGYTVFGKIAWSGQMSPAMRIPMQFVYAAPMIGMGLTAIRQLQCIYRRIKALKNHEEVTEA; this is encoded by the coding sequence ATGAAATGGGTTTTAGACCATGTGGAAGAATTTTTCATGATTCCACTGATTTTCGCAATGAGTATTATCATTTTCATTCAGGTTGTATGTCGTTATGTGTTCCAGAACTCTCTGACATGGTCTGAAGAAATGGCAAGATATATGTTCGTATGGCTGGTATACTTCTCCGTAAGCTATACCGCAAGAAGAGAAAAGCACATCCGTATTGATGCTGCAATCAATTTGTATCCTAAAAAGGCACGTCCTTACATCGAAATCCTCAGTGAATTGATTGTTCTGGGCTTTGCTATCTTTATTGCTGTAACAGGCTATACTGTATTCGGCAAGATTGCATGGTCCGGTCAGATGTCTCCCGCAATGCGTATTCCTATGCAGTTCGTATATGCGGCACCTATGATCGGCATGGGGCTGACAGCAATTCGTCAGCTGCAGTGCATTTACAGAAGAATCAAGGCGTTGAAAAATCACGAGGAGGTGACTGAGGCATGA
- a CDS encoding TRAP transporter substrate-binding protein → MFLKRGLAAALAAVTVIGLAGCGGSDDAAEADTATVKKGFVEKKVEPVNFDSGVKLKDDCYHFIYALGNAPATIDAAKFFKMRLEQESDGALSCDIYTDNVLGSERELLEGCQFGNYDIVLATNATVASFENDIFCLDIPWLFDNKQQVYEVLDGPLGDRLADGLEESGFKLLQWQENSFRTLSTNKPINDMSDLKGVKIRIMENELQLQQWKNYGANPTPMAFTELFTALQQKTVDAQDNGAELTWQTKFYEVQSHYTYTKHIYSPYLILMSKDKFDALTPEQQEIVLKVSDEAVAYERQRCDEYEKVALENIKNCGTMQYSDLDPAVKAEMVKACEGLKEMAYEKVTNPDVVDLLYKEVAKAKEKFPEEG, encoded by the coding sequence ATGTTCTTAAAGAGAGGCCTTGCTGCTGCTCTGGCAGCGGTCACAGTGATTGGTCTGGCGGGCTGCGGTGGTTCCGATGATGCAGCAGAGGCAGACACAGCAACAGTTAAAAAGGGTTTCGTAGAAAAGAAGGTCGAACCCGTAAATTTTGATTCCGGCGTAAAATTGAAGGATGACTGCTATCACTTCATTTATGCACTGGGGAATGCGCCTGCGACAATTGACGCTGCAAAGTTTTTCAAAATGCGTCTGGAGCAGGAATCCGACGGCGCATTGAGCTGTGATATTTACACCGACAACGTGCTTGGTTCTGAACGTGAGCTGCTGGAGGGCTGTCAGTTTGGTAACTATGACATCGTTCTGGCAACAAACGCAACGGTAGCATCCTTTGAAAATGACATTTTCTGTCTGGATATTCCTTGGCTGTTTGATAACAAGCAGCAGGTTTATGAGGTTCTGGACGGGCCTCTGGGCGACAGACTGGCAGATGGTCTGGAGGAATCCGGCTTTAAGCTGCTGCAATGGCAGGAAAATTCGTTCCGTACACTGTCTACCAACAAGCCTATCAACGATATGTCCGATTTGAAGGGCGTTAAGATTCGTATTATGGAAAACGAGCTGCAGCTGCAGCAGTGGAAAAACTACGGCGCGAACCCCACACCCATGGCGTTCACAGAGCTGTTTACAGCACTGCAGCAGAAAACAGTAGACGCACAGGATAACGGTGCGGAGCTGACATGGCAGACAAAATTCTATGAAGTACAGAGCCACTATACATATACAAAACACATTTACTCTCCTTACCTGATTCTGATGAGTAAAGATAAATTTGATGCGCTGACTCCCGAACAGCAGGAAATCGTGCTGAAGGTTTCTGATGAAGCAGTTGCTTATGAACGTCAGAGATGTGACGAATATGAAAAGGTTGCACTGGAAAACATCAAAAACTGCGGCACCATGCAGTATAGCGACTTGGATCCTGCGGTTAAGGCCGAAATGGTGAAGGCTTGCGAAGGACTGAAGGAAATGGCTTATGAAAAGGTAACCAATCCCGATGTGGTAGACCTGCTGTATAAGGAAGTTGCCAAGGCAAAGGAAAAATTCCCTGAAGAAGGCTAA